The sequence below is a genomic window from Tenacibaculum tangerinum.
AACCTCTGCTTTAAAGCGTATGATTGCCTGGGTAAGTAGTAATGCTACGGGTTGTCGTTATTGTCAAGCCCATGCTATTCGTGCTGCTGAGCGCTATGGTGCAGAACAAGAACAATTAGATAATATTTGGGAGTATAAAACGCATCCTGCTTTTTCTGATGCTGAACGTGCTGCACTAGACTTCTCATTAGCAGCTTCGATGGTTCCTAATAGGGTAGATGCACAAATTAAAGAAGAGTTATATAAATACTGGAACGAGGGTGAAATAGTGGAGATGTTGGGAGTAATTTCTCTGTTCGGATATTTGAACAGGTGGAATGATTCTATGGGAACAAGTATTGAGGATGGGGCAGTTGAAAGTGGCGAGCACTATTTAGGAAAACATGGCTGGAATAAAGGAAAACATGTTTAATACAATTTTGAATTAAGAATTATAAATTTTTAATTATTCCTTTTTAAACACCAAATAGTTACAGATTAATAGCTGTGAACTATCA
It includes:
- a CDS encoding carboxymuconolactone decarboxylase family protein; translation: MPLVTPLDPNHDAETKQLADFYNETLGFCPNSVLTMQRRPEISKAFINLNKAVMANHGRVTSALKRMIAWVSSNATGCRYCQAHAIRAAERYGAEQEQLDNIWEYKTHPAFSDAERAALDFSLAASMVPNRVDAQIKEELYKYWNEGEIVEMLGVISLFGYLNRWNDSMGTSIEDGAVESGEHYLGKHGWNKGKHV